In one Bacteroides intestinalis DSM 17393 genomic region, the following are encoded:
- the tsaD gene encoding tRNA (adenosine(37)-N6)-threonylcarbamoyltransferase complex transferase subunit TsaD yields MSTIILGIESSCDDTSAAVIKDGYLLSNVVSSQAVHEAYGGVVPELASRAHQQNIVPVVHEALKRAGVTKEELSAVAFTRGPGLMGSLLVGVSFAKGFARSLGIPMIDVNHLTGHVLAHFIKAEGEENAQPEFPFLCLLVSGGNSQIILVKAYNDMEILGQTIDDAAGEAIDKCSKVMGLGYPGGPIIDKLARQGNPKAFTFSKPHIPGLDYSFSGLKTSFLYSLRDWMKEDPDFIEHHKVDLAASLEATVVDILMDKLRKAAKEYKIKQVAVAGGVSANNGLRNAFREHAEKYGWNIFIPKFSYTTDNAAMIAITGYFKYQDKDFCSIDAPAYSRVTLQ; encoded by the coding sequence ATGAGTACAATAATTTTAGGAATAGAAAGCTCTTGCGATGACACCTCTGCTGCCGTCATCAAAGATGGGTATCTGCTATCAAACGTCGTTTCCAGTCAGGCGGTGCATGAAGCCTATGGTGGTGTAGTTCCCGAATTAGCTTCACGTGCACATCAGCAAAACATAGTTCCGGTGGTGCATGAAGCATTGAAACGCGCCGGAGTGACTAAGGAAGAATTGAGTGCAGTGGCGTTTACCAGAGGACCGGGATTGATGGGCTCTTTGTTGGTAGGTGTGTCATTTGCCAAAGGTTTTGCTCGTTCTTTAGGTATTCCTATGATTGATGTTAATCATCTGACAGGTCATGTGTTAGCTCATTTCATTAAAGCAGAAGGTGAAGAAAATGCTCAACCTGAATTTCCTTTCCTTTGCTTGCTTGTATCGGGAGGAAATTCACAAATTATTCTGGTAAAGGCATATAATGATATGGAGATTTTAGGGCAGACGATTGATGATGCTGCTGGAGAAGCCATTGACAAGTGTTCGAAGGTAATGGGTCTGGGTTATCCCGGTGGTCCGATTATTGATAAGTTGGCCCGTCAGGGAAATCCGAAGGCATTTACTTTTAGCAAACCCCATATCCCCGGATTAGATTATAGTTTCAGCGGTTTAAAAACCTCATTCCTGTATTCTTTGCGTGACTGGATGAAGGAAGATCCCGATTTCATCGAGCATCACAAGGTAGATTTGGCGGCTTCGCTTGAAGCTACCGTGGTGGATATCCTGATGGATAAGCTCCGTAAGGCTGCTAAAGAATATAAGATAAAGCAAGTAGCCGTGGCCGGTGGTGTTTCTGCTAATAATGGCCTGCGCAATGCCTTTCGTGAACATGCCGAAAAGTATGGGTGGAATATATTTATTCCAAAGTTCAGCTATACGACGGATAATGCCGCTATGATTGCGATTACAGGTTATTTCAAATATCAGGATAAAGATTTCTGTTCGATAGATGCACCGGCTTACTCACGCGTAACGTTGCAGTAA
- a CDS encoding CinA family protein, with translation MKLEERIGELLKSKNLSLSTAESCTGGSIAALVTSVPGSSEYFNGGIVAYSNEVKMSLLHVSAETLEKYGAVSRETVIEMVKGAMKALKTDCAVATSGIAGPGGGTAEKPVGTVWIAAAYKNEIVTFRQEGDDGRGGNVQKAIQNALMMLCECLK, from the coding sequence ATGAAGCTGGAAGAAAGGATTGGGGAGTTATTAAAATCGAAGAATTTGTCCCTTTCCACCGCAGAAAGTTGTACGGGAGGTAGTATTGCAGCTCTGGTGACTTCTGTTCCGGGGAGTTCGGAATACTTTAACGGAGGGATTGTGGCATATTCTAATGAGGTAAAGATGTCTCTGCTTCATGTCTCTGCTGAAACTTTGGAGAAATATGGAGCTGTCAGTCGGGAGACTGTTATCGAGATGGTGAAAGGTGCGATGAAAGCGTTGAAAACAGATTGCGCTGTCGCTACATCAGGAATTGCAGGTCCCGGAGGGGGGACAGCGGAAAAGCCCGTCGGAACGGTATGGATTGCTGCTGCCTATAAAAATGAAATTGTAACTTTCAGACAAGAGGGAGATGATGGAAGGGGTGGAAATGTGCAAAAAGCCATTCAAAATGCTCTAATGATGCTCTGTGAGTGCTTAAAATGA
- the rpmB gene encoding 50S ribosomal protein L28: protein MSKICQITGKKAMIGNNVSHSKRRTKRTFDLNLFNKKFYYVEQDCWISLSICANGLRIINKKGLDAALNDAVAKGYCDWKSIKVIG from the coding sequence ATGTCGAAAATTTGTCAAATTACCGGAAAGAAAGCCATGATTGGCAACAATGTTTCACACTCAAAGAGAAGAACTAAGAGAACCTTTGATTTGAACTTGTTTAACAAGAAGTTCTACTATGTAGAGCAAGATTGCTGGATCAGCCTTAGCATTTGTGCTAACGGTCTGCGTATTATTAATAAGAAAGGACTGGACGCTGCTTTGAACGACGCAGTAGCAAAAGGTTATTGTGATTGGAAAAGCATTAAAGTAATTGGCTAA
- the rpmG gene encoding 50S ribosomal protein L33 — protein sequence MAKKAKGNRVQVILECTEHKDSGMPGTSRYITTKNRKNTTERLELKKYNPILKRVTVHKEIK from the coding sequence ATGGCAAAGAAAGCAAAAGGTAACAGAGTACAGGTGATTCTGGAATGCACAGAACACAAAGATAGCGGTATGCCGGGAACTTCTCGTTATATCACTACTAAGAACAGAAAGAATACAACTGAAAGATTGGAATTGAAGAAATACAATCCGATCCTGAAGAGAGTAACAGTACATAAAGAAATTAAATAA
- a CDS encoding DUF4295 domain-containing protein, translating to MAKKTVASLHEGSKEGRAYTKVIKMVKSPKTGAYIFDEQMVLNEKVQDFFKK from the coding sequence ATGGCAAAGAAAACTGTAGCAAGTTTGCACGAAGGTTCTAAAGAAGGTCGTGCTTATACAAAGGTTATCAAGATGGTTAAGTCTCCGAAGACTGGTGCTTACATTTTTGATGAACAAATGGTATTGAACGAAAAAGTACAAGACTTTTTCAAGAAATAA
- the ftsY gene encoding signal recognition particle-docking protein FtsY yields MGFFSFFSKEKKETLDKGLSKTKESVFGKIARAVAGKSKVDDEVLDNLEEVLITSDVGVETTLNIIQRIEKRAASEKYMNAQELNTILRDEIAALLTENNSDDVDDFEAPIAKKPYVIMVVGVNGVGKTTTIGKLAYQFKKAGKSVYLGAADTFRAAAVEQLDIWGGRVGVPVVKQKMGADPASVAYDTLSSAVANNADVVIIDTAGRLHNKVGLMNELTKIKNVMKKVVPDAPNEVLLVLDGSTGQNAFEQAKQFTLATEVTAMAITKLDGTAKGGVVIGISDQFKIPVKYIGLGEGMEDLQVFRKKEFVDSLFGENA; encoded by the coding sequence ATGGGATTTTTTAGTTTTTTCTCAAAGGAAAAGAAGGAAACTTTAGATAAAGGATTATCTAAGACGAAAGAAAGTGTATTCGGAAAGATTGCCCGTGCTGTGGCAGGAAAGTCGAAAGTAGATGATGAAGTGCTTGATAATCTGGAAGAAGTGCTGATAACTTCGGATGTAGGTGTAGAAACGACGTTAAATATTATTCAACGTATAGAAAAGCGTGCTGCATCTGAAAAATATATGAATGCGCAGGAGCTGAATACTATCTTGCGTGATGAAATCGCTGCTTTGCTAACGGAAAATAATTCGGACGATGTAGATGATTTTGAAGCACCGATTGCGAAGAAACCTTACGTAATTATGGTAGTAGGGGTGAATGGCGTTGGCAAAACAACTACTATTGGTAAGTTGGCTTACCAATTCAAGAAAGCGGGCAAAAGCGTTTATCTGGGAGCAGCGGATACTTTTCGTGCAGCAGCTGTGGAACAGTTGGATATCTGGGGTGGACGGGTAGGAGTACCTGTCGTAAAACAAAAGATGGGAGCTGATCCGGCTTCTGTGGCCTACGATACATTAAGCTCTGCTGTTGCTAACAATGCTGATGTGGTAATTATTGATACTGCCGGTCGCCTTCACAATAAGGTCGGCTTGATGAATGAGTTGACTAAGATTAAAAATGTAATGAAGAAAGTGGTTCCTGATGCTCCTAATGAAGTTCTATTGGTACTGGATGGTTCTACCGGGCAGAATGCATTTGAGCAGGCTAAGCAATTTACGTTAGCTACGGAAGTAACCGCAATGGCTATCACTAAGCTGGATGGTACGGCGAAAGGTGGAGTTGTTATCGGCATTTCTGATCAGTTTAAGATACCTGTTAAGTATATTGGCTTGGGTGAAGGTATGGAAGATTTGCAGGTGTTCCGTAAGAAAGAATTTGTTGACTCGTTGTTTGGGGAGAATGCATGA
- the rimO gene encoding 30S ribosomal protein S12 methylthiotransferase RimO: MKRKTIDIITLGCSKNLVDSEHLMRQLEEAGYHVTHDTEKPKGEIAVINTCGFIGDAKEESINMILEFAQAKEEGNLEKLYVMGCLSERYLKELAIEIPQVDKFYGKFNWAELLLDLGKAYHEELHIERTLTTPKHYAYLKISEGCDRKCSYCAIPIITGRHVSRPVEEILDEVRYLVNKGVKEFQIIAQELTYYGVDLYKKQMLPELIERISEIPGVEWIRLHYAYPAHFPTDLFRVMRERPNVCKYMDIALQHISNSMLEKMRRHVTQEETYQLIEQFRKEVPGIHLRTTLMVGHPGETESDFEELKEFVRKVRFDRMGAFAYSEEEGTYAAAHYEDEIPQEVKQARLDELMSIQQGISAELSAAKVGQSMKVIIDRLEGDYYIGRTEFDSPEVDPEVLIERGEQTLLIGNFYQVEIISSDDFDLFGQVI, from the coding sequence ATGAAACGGAAAACAATTGATATCATAACTTTAGGGTGTTCTAAGAATTTGGTGGATTCGGAGCATTTGATGCGCCAGTTGGAAGAAGCCGGATATCACGTGACTCATGATACGGAAAAGCCTAAAGGAGAGATTGCTGTTATCAATACTTGTGGTTTTATCGGTGATGCTAAAGAGGAATCCATTAACATGATCCTGGAATTTGCACAGGCAAAGGAAGAAGGAAATCTGGAAAAGTTATATGTAATGGGTTGTCTTTCTGAACGCTATCTGAAAGAATTAGCGATTGAAATTCCGCAGGTTGATAAGTTTTATGGTAAATTTAACTGGGCGGAGTTATTGCTGGATCTAGGTAAAGCCTATCACGAAGAACTTCATATAGAGCGTACTCTCACTACTCCTAAACACTATGCATACCTGAAAATATCGGAGGGATGCGACCGGAAATGTTCGTATTGTGCTATTCCGATTATTACAGGGCGGCATGTATCGCGACCGGTAGAGGAAATTTTGGATGAAGTTCGTTATTTGGTGAATAAGGGAGTAAAAGAGTTTCAGATAATAGCTCAGGAGTTGACTTACTATGGTGTGGATTTGTATAAGAAGCAAATGCTTCCTGAACTTATAGAACGTATATCTGAAATTCCCGGGGTAGAATGGATTCGTTTGCATTATGCTTATCCTGCACATTTTCCTACAGATTTGTTCCGGGTGATGCGTGAGCGTCCTAATGTGTGTAAGTATATGGATATAGCTCTTCAGCACATTAGCAATTCAATGCTGGAGAAAATGCGCCGCCATGTAACTCAGGAAGAAACTTATCAACTGATAGAACAATTCCGCAAAGAAGTACCTGGTATTCATTTGCGTACTACTTTAATGGTAGGGCATCCCGGAGAAACGGAGTCGGATTTTGAAGAGTTGAAAGAGTTTGTTCGTAAGGTGCGTTTCGATAGAATGGGGGCTTTTGCATATTCAGAGGAAGAAGGTACTTACGCAGCTGCACATTATGAGGATGAAATACCTCAGGAAGTAAAGCAGGCACGTTTGGATGAATTAATGTCCATTCAACAAGGTATTTCTGCCGAATTGAGCGCTGCAAAAGTGGGGCAATCCATGAAAGTTATTATTGATCGTCTGGAAGGGGATTATTATATCGGCCGTACTGAATTTGACTCTCCTGAAGTGGATCCGGAAGTCTTGATAGAGCGTGGTGAACAAACGTTGCTTATTGGTAACTTTTACCAGGTAGAGATAATAAGTTCCGATGATTTCGACCTTTTTGGACAGGTTATTTAA
- a CDS encoding HU family DNA-binding protein, which produces MNNKEFTSELSRRLGYTIKDTSELIASLLSDMTQQLQEGNIVSVQSFGTFEVKKKAERITINPTTKLRMLVPPKLVLTYRPSTTLKDKFK; this is translated from the coding sequence TTGAATAATAAGGAATTTACTTCAGAACTGTCACGAAGATTGGGATATACCATAAAGGATACATCCGAACTAATTGCATCTTTGCTGTCGGACATGACACAACAGCTGCAAGAAGGGAATATTGTTTCTGTACAAAGTTTCGGTACTTTTGAGGTAAAGAAGAAAGCAGAGCGTATTACCATCAATCCAACGACAAAGTTGCGTATGCTGGTTCCGCCTAAGTTGGTGTTGACCTATAGGCCCAGTACGACTCTGAAAGATAAGTTTAAATAA
- a CDS encoding HU family DNA-binding protein, which produces MNEKLNIQNLIELLAEKHGMDKTDAESFVKEFFQLIEESLESDKYVKIKGLGTFKLIDVDSRESVNINTGERFEIQGHTKVSFTPEPTLKDLINKPFSHFETVVLNDETVLEDTPVEDNSEEEEKDENFVEPESSTVVVESQVVVQETAKGNIEESIEEAVEITEESIESIEEVAEVIEEKTEIAEEKLMETAEEEVIQTVEETVEDIKEEPVSEETPSVYQAESALPSEEEDLVPTYEVPEPPSPPVNKAGSSTMKFFIGIVVLVVLLCVGAVTFMYYPDLLDRMSTPSTEKVADEKVEKPAVPVALTDSIVRKDTTTVVAKKDTVAEVVTPKVVEEPKPVAKQGTPATAPKKETKKAAATPFEPDSVNYKIVGTKATHTIQEGETLTKVALRFYGTKALWPYIVKYNSGVIKNPDHVPYGTVIKIPELEKK; this is translated from the coding sequence ATGAATGAAAAGCTGAACATACAGAATTTAATAGAATTGCTTGCCGAAAAGCATGGCATGGATAAAACGGATGCTGAGAGCTTCGTGAAAGAATTTTTCCAGTTGATTGAAGAATCGTTGGAGAGCGATAAGTATGTGAAGATTAAAGGCTTGGGTACATTTAAGCTGATTGACGTGGATAGTCGTGAAAGCGTAAATATAAATACGGGCGAACGTTTTGAAATACAAGGACATACAAAGGTTTCATTTACTCCGGAGCCAACTTTAAAAGATTTGATAAACAAACCTTTTTCGCATTTTGAAACTGTGGTATTGAATGATGAAACAGTGTTAGAAGATACACCGGTGGAGGATAATTCTGAGGAAGAGGAAAAAGATGAAAATTTTGTAGAGCCTGAAAGTTCTACAGTTGTTGTAGAATCACAGGTTGTTGTTCAGGAGACGGCTAAAGGAAATATAGAAGAGTCGATAGAAGAGGCTGTTGAGATTACAGAGGAATCCATAGAAAGTATAGAGGAAGTGGCTGAAGTAATTGAAGAGAAAACTGAAATTGCTGAAGAAAAATTGATGGAGACAGCTGAAGAAGAAGTGATTCAGACTGTTGAGGAAACCGTAGAGGATATAAAAGAAGAACCAGTTTCGGAAGAAACGCCTTCTGTTTATCAGGCTGAATCGGCTCTTCCGTCCGAGGAAGAAGATTTAGTGCCTACTTATGAGGTTCCTGAGCCTCCATCACCTCCTGTGAATAAAGCAGGCAGTTCCACCATGAAGTTTTTTATCGGAATTGTAGTGCTTGTAGTATTATTGTGTGTAGGTGCTGTTACTTTTATGTATTATCCGGATTTACTGGATAGGATGTCTACGCCATCAACAGAGAAAGTTGCTGATGAAAAGGTGGAGAAGCCGGCCGTTCCGGTCGCTCTGACGGATAGTATTGTTCGAAAAGATACCACAACTGTGGTTGCGAAGAAAGATACTGTGGCAGAAGTTGTTACTCCTAAAGTTGTTGAAGAGCCGAAACCGGTTGCAAAACAGGGGACTCCTGCTACTGCTCCTAAAAAAGAGACAAAGAAAGCTGCTGCAACTCCTTTTGAGCCAGACTCTGTAAATTATAAGATTGTAGGAACGAAAGCTACTCATACTATCCAGGAAGGAGAAACTCTGACAAAGGTTGCACTTCGCTTTTACGGGACTAAGGCCCTGTGGCCCTATATTGTGAAGTATAATTCGGGTGTTATAAAGAATCCCGATCATGTGCCGTATGGTACTGTAATCAAGATACCGGAGCTTGAAAAGAAATAA
- a CDS encoding AAA family ATPase gives MAETIDIRELNERIERQSSFVTNLTAGMDQIIVGQKHLVESLLIGLLSDGHVLLEGVPGLAKTLAIKTLASLIDAQYSRVQFTPDLLPADVIGTMVYSQKDETFQVKKGPVFANFVLADEINRAPAKVQSALLEAMQERQVTIGTETFPLPEPFLVLATQNPIEQEGTYPLPEAQVDRFMLKVVIDYPKIEEEKMIIRQNINGDKFNVKPILKAQEIIEARKVVRQVYLDEKIERYIVDIVFATRYPEKYDLKELKDMIGFGGSPRASINLALAARTYAFIKRRGYVIPEDVRAVAHDVLRHRIGLTYEAEASNLTSDEIISKILNKVEVP, from the coding sequence ATGGCTGAAACAATTGATATCCGCGAACTGAACGAGCGGATTGAAAGACAAAGTTCTTTTGTTACCAACCTTACTGCTGGTATGGACCAGATCATCGTAGGACAAAAACATCTGGTAGAGTCATTGTTAATCGGTTTGCTGTCTGATGGACACGTATTATTAGAAGGTGTGCCCGGTTTGGCAAAGACATTGGCGATTAAGACGCTTGCCTCATTGATCGATGCACAATACAGTCGTGTACAGTTTACTCCCGATTTGCTGCCTGCTGACGTTATCGGTACAATGGTTTACAGTCAGAAAGACGAAACGTTCCAAGTAAAGAAAGGACCTGTTTTTGCCAACTTCGTTTTGGCAGATGAAATTAACCGTGCTCCGGCTAAGGTACAGAGTGCTTTGCTGGAAGCGATGCAGGAACGTCAGGTAACTATTGGTACGGAAACATTCCCGTTGCCCGAACCTTTCCTTGTACTTGCTACACAGAATCCTATTGAGCAGGAAGGTACTTATCCGCTGCCTGAAGCACAGGTGGACCGTTTCATGCTGAAAGTGGTTATCGACTATCCGAAGATAGAAGAAGAAAAAATGATTATCCGCCAGAATATCAATGGCGATAAATTCAATGTGAAGCCTATTCTGAAAGCTCAGGAGATTATTGAAGCACGTAAAGTTGTTCGTCAGGTATATCTGGATGAGAAGATTGAACGCTACATTGTTGATATTGTATTTGCTACCCGTTATCCGGAGAAATATGATCTGAAGGAACTGAAAGATATGATTGGTTTCGGTGGTTCTCCCCGTGCCTCTATCAATCTGGCATTAGCTGCCCGTACTTATGCTTTCATCAAACGTCGTGGTTATGTGATTCCTGAAGATGTTCGTGCCGTGGCTCATGACGTATTGCGTCATCGTATCGGATTGACTTATGAAGCAGAGGCCAGCAACCTGACTTCTGACGAGATCATCAGCAAAATACTGAATAAGGTTGAAGTACCTTAA
- a CDS encoding DUF58 domain-containing protein, with protein sequence METSELLKKVRQIEIKTRGLSNNIFAGQYHSAFKGRGMAFSEVREYQFGDDIRDIDWNVTARFNKPYVKVFEEERELTVMLLVDVSGSLEFGTVKQMKKDMVTEIAATLAFSAIQNNDKIGVIFFSDRIEKFIPPKKGRKHILYIIRELIDFKAESRRTDIRLGLEYLTNVMKRRCTAFLLSDFIDQGNFKNAMTIANRKHDMVAIQVYDRRVEELPAIGLMKIKDAETGHEQWIDTSSRAVRRAHHDWWVNKQVELNETFTKSNVDNVSVRTDQDYVKALMNLFAKRN encoded by the coding sequence ATGGAAACAAGTGAACTGTTAAAAAAAGTCCGTCAGATTGAAATCAAGACGCGCGGATTATCCAACAATATCTTTGCTGGCCAGTATCATTCGGCCTTCAAGGGTAGGGGTATGGCATTTTCCGAGGTACGCGAATATCAGTTTGGCGATGACATACGCGACATTGACTGGAACGTGACCGCTCGCTTCAATAAGCCTTACGTGAAGGTGTTCGAAGAAGAGCGCGAGCTGACCGTTATGTTGCTGGTGGATGTTTCCGGTAGTTTGGAATTCGGTACGGTGAAGCAGATGAAAAAGGATATGGTGACGGAAATAGCTGCAACGTTGGCTTTTTCGGCTATACAAAACAACGATAAAATCGGGGTTATCTTTTTCTCTGACCGGATAGAGAAATTCATTCCGCCTAAGAAAGGGCGTAAGCATATCTTATATATTATTCGCGAACTGATTGACTTTAAAGCGGAGAGTCGAAGGACTGATATCCGGCTCGGACTGGAATATCTGACAAACGTGATGAAGCGTCGTTGTACAGCCTTCCTGTTATCCGATTTCATCGATCAGGGGAACTTTAAGAATGCAATGACTATCGCCAACCGGAAACATGATATGGTGGCTATCCAGGTGTATGACCGCAGGGTAGAGGAACTGCCGGCTATCGGTTTGATGAAAATAAAGGATGCTGAGACCGGACATGAGCAGTGGATTGATACTTCGTCGCGTGCTGTTCGTCGTGCTCATCACGACTGGTGGGTGAATAAACAGGTGGAACTGAACGAAACATTCACTAAAAGTAATGTCGATAATGTGTCGGTACGCACCGATCAGGACTATGTCAAAGCATTGATGAATTTGTTTGCGAAACGAAATTAA
- a CDS encoding vWA domain-containing protein, giving the protein MVFANIEYLFLLLLLIPYIVWYIMRRRNNEATLQISDARVYAHTPKSYKNYLLHVPFMLRIIALALIIVVLARPQTTNSWQNSEIEGIDIMMAIDVSTSMLAEDLKPNRLEAAKDVAAEFINGRPNDNIGITLFAGESFTQCPLTVDHAVLLNLFQGIKCGIIEDGTAVGMGIANAVTRLKDSKAKSKVIILLTDGTNNKGDISPLTAAEIAKSFGIRVYTIGVGTNGMAPYPYPVGNTVQYVNMPVEIDEKTLTQIAATTEGNYFRATSNSKLKEVYEEIDKLEKTKLNVKEYSKRQEEYRWFALAAFLCVLLEVLLRNSILKKIP; this is encoded by the coding sequence ATGGTTTTTGCCAATATTGAATATTTGTTTTTGCTGCTGTTGCTTATACCTTATATAGTATGGTATATCATGAGGCGGAGGAATAATGAAGCTACACTTCAGATTTCGGATGCTCGTGTATATGCTCATACGCCGAAGAGTTATAAGAACTATTTGTTGCATGTGCCTTTTATGTTACGGATTATTGCTTTGGCATTGATTATCGTAGTGTTGGCGCGTCCTCAAACTACTAATAGCTGGCAAAACAGTGAAATTGAAGGTATAGATATTATGATGGCCATCGACGTATCTACCAGTATGCTGGCAGAGGATTTGAAACCGAATCGTCTGGAAGCTGCTAAAGATGTGGCTGCGGAGTTTATTAATGGTCGGCCCAATGATAATATCGGTATAACTTTATTTGCCGGTGAAAGTTTTACGCAATGTCCGTTGACGGTGGATCATGCAGTGCTTCTGAATCTGTTTCAAGGCATTAAGTGTGGTATTATTGAAGATGGAACAGCAGTCGGTATGGGTATTGCTAATGCCGTTACCCGCTTGAAAGACAGTAAAGCGAAGTCTAAAGTAATCATTCTGTTGACGGATGGTACAAATAATAAAGGAGATATATCTCCGCTGACTGCGGCAGAAATAGCTAAGAGTTTTGGTATTCGTGTTTATACTATTGGTGTAGGTACGAACGGAATGGCTCCGTATCCTTATCCGGTGGGTAACACTGTGCAGTATGTCAATATGCCGGTGGAGATTGATGAAAAGACACTGACGCAGATTGCGGCTACCACAGAAGGTAATTATTTCCGTGCCACCAGTAATTCTAAGCTGAAAGAGGTATATGAGGAGATTGATAAGTTGGAGAAAACCAAGTTGAATGTGAAGGAATACAGCAAGCGCCAGGAAGAATACCGTTGGTTTGCTTTGGCGGCATTCTTGTGCGTGTTACTTGAAGTATTGCTTCGTAATTCTATCTTGAAGAAGATACCTTAA